A single Pochonia chlamydosporia 170 chromosome Unknown PCv3seq00011, whole genome shotgun sequence DNA region contains:
- a CDS encoding Zn(2)-C6 fungal-type DNA-binding domain-containing protein (similar to Metarhizium robertsii ARSEF 23 XP_011410971.1), giving the protein MSTSKHSARSNLRRQRSHSPSDQLRRQKRQRSGQQARSSPSLSTSSSSTSISRFYGLGDDNALDNLFASFPQMFSNIPRPHGSQGFHEPAWELRSDYEIYLQNDFFPEQRRSQRVIALIPGSELDPFAPEPPESPPSAQQPPRRTRAEFESAMSIVREVIGEGRRLTIDLARSYERVRAWRERWGWSPLSSEAYDSPPPYSPARTSPPRSSQSLPFPENITVPEPIPNPIIPGNPAPSAEALFDTVNTFAKENGFGIVRRNQYSYKGRVVRYSFQCDRFGQPRAPRGTGLRNRKSRKCGCEWKITAESSKEGFWLLRRHKDPKHHQHNHEPSITPSAHPSHRRLTGPVKATIESVSRRAGIRASDVAAIVEEQFPDATLLRKDIYNTRSLINREKLNGYTSTAALIKLFDDKKIPYIAKWAMDEPDRLLGLVWTFLYCLQMWKRFPEVVSFDNTYNTNRFKLPLFQATGQTCLGTVFNAAFGLIDNERREGFQFLAESIHELITKHSIRQPDVIITDFDKAMKSALNDQFPNTK; this is encoded by the coding sequence ATGTCTACATCTAAACATTCTGCTCGCTCGAATCTTCGCCGACAGCGTAGTCACAGTCCCAGTGATCAACTGCGCCGACAAAAACGACAACGATCTGGCCAGCAAGCTAGATCTAGTCCTTCACTATCCACAAGTAGTTCCAGTACAAGCATTAGTCGGTTCTATGGACTTGGGGACGACAATGCCCTTGATAACCTGTTCGCATCCTTTCCGCAGATGTTTTCGAACATACCACGTCCTCATGGCTCGCAAGGTTTCCATGAGCCTGCATGGGAGCTTCGTTCTGATTATGAGATCTATCTCCAAAATGACTTCTTCCCTGAACAAAGACGAAGTCAACGAGTGATTGCGCTTATCCCAGGGTCAGAGCTTGATCCATTCGCCCCCGAACCTCCTGAATCACCTCCATCCGCCCAGCAAcccccaagaagaacaagagcCGAGTTCGAATCCGCAATGAGTATAGTACGGGAGGTCATAGGCGAAGGCCGAAGGTTAACCATAGATCTCGCTCGATCATACGAACGGGTACGAGCTTGGAGAGAAAGATGGGGATGGTCCCCATTAAGCTCAGAAGCATACGACTCTCCTCCACCATATTCTCCAGCCCGTACGTCCCCACCACGATCATCCCAATCTTTACCGTTCCCCGAGAATATCACCGTTCCGGAGCCAATCCCGAACCCAATAATCCCAGGCAACCCAGCTCCCTCGGCCGAAGCTCTTTTTGATACGGTGAATACATTTGCGAAGGAGAATGGATTTGGGATTGTTCGACGGAATCAATACTCTTATAAAGGACGGGTAGTCAGATATTCTTTTCAATGTGACCGGTTCGGCCAACCTCGGGCCCCAAGAGGCACTGGTCTTCGAAATCGAAAATCTCGGAAGTGCGGATGTGAATGGAAAATAACTGCTGAGTCTTCAAAGGAAGGGTTCTGGCTTCTTCGACGACATAAGGATccaaaacatcaccagcataATCATGAACCGAGCATTACCCCATCTGCGCATCCTTCTCATCGACGCCTTACTGGACCAGTTAAAGCAACTATCGAGTCAGTCAGCCGTCGGGCAGGTATTCGGGCTAGCGATGTAGCTGCTATCGTTGAAGAGCAATTCCCTGATGCTACACTCCTGCGCAAGGATATCTATAACACCCGTTCACTTATTAACCGAGAGAAGCTTAATGGCTATACATCCACCGCTGCATTGATCAAACTTTTTGATGATAAGAAGATCCCATATATCGCCAAGTGGGCTATGGATGAGCCAGACAGACTACTTGGCCTTGTATGGACCTTTCTTTATTGTTTACAGATGTGGAAGCGCTTCCCCGAGGTTGTTAGCTTTGACAACACATATAACACCAATCGCTTCAAACTTCCTTTGTTTCAAGCTACAGGCCAAACCTGTCTTGGGACAGTATTTAATGCCGCATTTGGTTTAATAGATAacgagagaagagaaggatTCCAATTCCTCGCGGAGAGCATTCACGAACTTATTACCAAACACTCCATTCGGCAGCCTGATGTTATTATCACAGACTTCGATAAGGCAATGAAATCTGCTCTTAATGATCAGTTCCCAAATACAAAGTAA